From Brassica oleracea var. oleracea cultivar TO1000 chromosome C3, BOL, whole genome shotgun sequence, a single genomic window includes:
- the LOC106328893 gene encoding dof zinc finger protein DOF3.1-like isoform X1 encodes MQDPAAYYQSMMAKQLHQQQQQQQPQFPDQEQLKCPRCDSPNTKFCYYNNYNLSQPRHFCKSCRRYWTKGGALRNVPVGGGSRKNAKRSTSSSTSPSNSQKKAKTPDPDPGSQKETNPDTDPTRMLYGFPIGDQDVKGMEMGGGGGGSFSSLLASNMQLGLGGIMLDGSGWDPGMGLGMGLRRSEAGNGGGGSPWTDLAMNRVEKN; translated from the coding sequence ATGCAGGATCCAGCAGCTTATTACCAGTCCATGATGGCGAAACAACTACATCAGCAGCAGCAACAACAACAACCGCAATTTCCGGACCAAGAACAGCTAAAGTGTCCTCGCTGTGACTCACCCAACACTAAGTTCTGTTACTACAACAACTACAACCTCTCACAGCCTCGTCACTTTTGCAAAAGCTGCCGTCGTTACTGGACCAAAGGCGGCGCTCTCCGCAACGTTCCCGTCGGTGGTGGTTCTCGCAAGAACGCAAAACGATCCACCTCTTCCTCTACTTCTCCTTCCAACTCCCAGAAGAAGGCCAAAACACCTGATCCGGATCCTGGTTCGCAAAAGGAAACCAACCCGGATACGGATCCGACTCGGATGCTGTACGGGTTTCCGATCGGGGACCAAGACGTGAAAGGTATGGAGATGGGCGGTGGTGGTGGTGGGAGTTTCAGCTCGCTTTTGGCGTCGAATATGCAGCTGGGTCTTGGCGGGATCATGCTCGACGGGTCGGGTTGGGATCCGGGTATGGGGTTGGGAATGGGTTTGAGGAGGAGTGAAGCGGGTAACGGGGGAGGTGGTAGCCCGTGGACCGATCTGGCTATGAACAGAGTGGAGAAAAACTGA
- the LOC106328893 gene encoding dof zinc finger protein DOF3.1-like isoform X2, which produces MMAKQLHQQQQQQQPQFPDQEQLKCPRCDSPNTKFCYYNNYNLSQPRHFCKSCRRYWTKGGALRNVPVGGGSRKNAKRSTSSSTSPSNSQKKAKTPDPDPGSQKETNPDTDPTRMLYGFPIGDQDVKGMEMGGGGGGSFSSLLASNMQLGLGGIMLDGSGWDPGMGLGMGLRRSEAGNGGGGSPWTDLAMNRVEKN; this is translated from the coding sequence ATGATGGCGAAACAACTACATCAGCAGCAGCAACAACAACAACCGCAATTTCCGGACCAAGAACAGCTAAAGTGTCCTCGCTGTGACTCACCCAACACTAAGTTCTGTTACTACAACAACTACAACCTCTCACAGCCTCGTCACTTTTGCAAAAGCTGCCGTCGTTACTGGACCAAAGGCGGCGCTCTCCGCAACGTTCCCGTCGGTGGTGGTTCTCGCAAGAACGCAAAACGATCCACCTCTTCCTCTACTTCTCCTTCCAACTCCCAGAAGAAGGCCAAAACACCTGATCCGGATCCTGGTTCGCAAAAGGAAACCAACCCGGATACGGATCCGACTCGGATGCTGTACGGGTTTCCGATCGGGGACCAAGACGTGAAAGGTATGGAGATGGGCGGTGGTGGTGGTGGGAGTTTCAGCTCGCTTTTGGCGTCGAATATGCAGCTGGGTCTTGGCGGGATCATGCTCGACGGGTCGGGTTGGGATCCGGGTATGGGGTTGGGAATGGGTTTGAGGAGGAGTGAAGCGGGTAACGGGGGAGGTGGTAGCCCGTGGACCGATCTGGCTATGAACAGAGTGGAGAAAAACTGA